One Castanea sativa cultivar Marrone di Chiusa Pesio chromosome 4, ASM4071231v1 DNA window includes the following coding sequences:
- the LOC142630603 gene encoding FT-interacting protein 3-like, with amino-acid sequence MTKPKEDFSIKETSANISATKFTIGPATAYDLVEHMNYLFVNILQARNLIGLGGPNTCDPYIEVKLGNYKATTRFLQKKSNPEWYQVFAFKKEHIQTAEVEVIVKDRANITNEIIGKVSFLVSDAPLRVPPDSCLAPQWYRLEDKNKKKVTAEVMMSFWMGTQVDEAFSGAWQSDSTIINNDGVALTRSQQYYSPRLWYLRVNVIQAQDLVLRDKNMKDPEIFVKATLGSVVVRSKVSPKKNVNPTWNEDIMFVAAEPFDDSLVLSVENKLHPKKEESVSLGRYVMALSNVQKRMNNAPASSKWYNLDMPEELKIEQKQVKFASKLNMRISLDGGYHVLDECTQYSSDLRPTAKPLWRPVIGVLHLGILKATGLPEMKPMEKRTDAYCVAKYGSRWVQTRTIINSLAPQWNEQYTWDVYDPCTVISIGVFDNGHIQGVDTVRGPWHQRIGKVRIRLSTLEMNRVYVLSYPLVILQPSGLKKMGEVQLAVRFSCSSLINTINIYSQPLLPKMHYLSPLSVYQLDTLRQQAVYLISLNLSNSQPPLRKEVIGYILDVGSQTWSIRKSKANYDRVTTLLTGFLAMINWFKKIRNWTNPATTIFIYILFLLVVFFPQVILPAMFLFFFLTGLWRYRKRPRLPPHVDANLSHAYTTNEDELDEEFDPIPSRKTGEVLKWRYDRLRIIAARMQTVLGDLATQGERLQSLLSWRDPRATAIFVCFSLIVCLVTYKIPFHYMIVLTGTHVLMHPRLRVDFPSVPKNFLRRMSAKTDTMF; translated from the coding sequence ATGACAAAGCCAAAAGAAGATTTCTCCATTAAGGAGACCTCAGCAAACATTAGTGCCACAAAGTTTACTATAGGTCCTGCAACTGCCTATGATCTTGTCGAGCACATGAACTACttgtttgtaaatattttacaagCTAGAAATTTGATAGGACTCGGTGGGCCTAATACTTGTGACCCTTATATTGAAGTGAAGCTCGGAAACTATAAGGCTACCACTAGATTCCTTCAAAAGAAGTCAAACCCAGAATGGTATCAAGTTTTTGCTTTTAAGAAAGAACACATTCAAACAGCTGAAGTGGAGGTTATAGTCAAGGATAGAGCTAACATAACAAATGAAATCATTGGTAAAGTTTCATTCTTGGTTAGTGATGCCCCTTTACGTGTTCCACCTGATAGTTGTTTGGCACCACAATGGTATAGATTGGAGGataagaacaagaagaaggTTACAGCAGAGGTGATGATGTCTTTTTGGATGGGAACGCAGGTGGATGAAGCCTTTTCCGGTGCTTGGCAATCTGATTCAACAATCATCAACAATGATGGTGTTGCTTTAACACGTTCCCAGCAATATTATTCACCTAGGCTTTGGTATCTTagagttaatgtgattcaagcTCAAGACTTGGTACTTAGAGATAAGAATATGAAAGACCCAGAAATCTTTGTGAAGGCTACACTTGGGAGTGTGGTTGTGAGGAGTAAAGTATCGCCAAAGAAGAATGTGAATCCCACATGGAATGAAGACATTATGTTTGTTGCAGCAGAACCTTTTGATGATTCTTTGGTTTTGAGTGTAGAGAATAAGTTGCATCCAAAGAAGGAGGAAAGTGTGAGTTTAGGAAGGTATGTAATGGCTTTGTCAAATGTGCAAAAGAGGATGAATAATGCACCCGCATCTAGCAAGTGGTATAATCTTGATATGCCAGAAGAATTAAAGATTGAACAAAAGCAAGTCAAGTTTGCTAGTAAGCTTAATATGAGGATATCTTTGGATGGTGGGTACCATGTTCTTGATGAGTGCACCCAATATAGCAGTGATCTTAGGCCTACTGCAAAACCATTGTGGAGACCTGTCATTGGTGTTTTGCATTTGGGAATCTTGAAAGCTACTGGGCTGCCAGAAATGAAACCAATGGAGAAACGCACAGATGCATATTGTGTGGCTAAATATGGTTCACGGTGGGTGCAAACAAGGACAATTATTAATAGTCTTGCTCCACAATGGAACGAACAATATACATGGGATGTTTATGATCCATGTACTGTCATTTCAATTGGAGTGTTTGATAATGGTCATATACAAGGAGTGGATACAGTTCGAGGGCCATGGCATCAAAGGATTGGGAAGGTAAGGATTCGCCTATCCACGCTTGAGATGAATCGTGTTTATGTACTTTCTTATCCGCTTGTTATCCTACAACCTTCTGGGTTAAAAAAGATGGGAGAAGTTCAATTGGCTGTGAGATTTTCTTGTTCATCTTTGATTAATACGATTAATATTTATTCGCAACCACTACTCCCCAAGATGCACTACTTAAGCCCATTGTCAGTATATCAGCTTGATACTTTAAGGCAACAAGCTGTTTACTTGATCTCCTTGAACTTAAGCAATTCTCAGCCACCATTAAGGAAGGAGGTCATTGGCTACATACTAGATGTTGGATCACAAACATGGAGCATACGGAAAAGCAAAGCGAATTATGACAGAGTCACAACACTCTTGACTGGTTTTCTTGCTATGATCAACTGGTTTAAGAAGATACGCAATTGGACAAATCCTGCCACTACTATCTTCATTTACATATTATTCCTACTGGTTGTTTTTTTTCCACAAGTAATATTACCTGCaatgtttctcttctttttcttaactGGGCTTTGGCGCTATAGAAAGAGACCAAGACTTCCTCCTCATGTAGATGCCAACTTGTCTCATGCTTATACAACAAATGAAGATGAACTTGATGAAGAGTTTGATCCAATACCATCTAGGAAGACAGGTGAAGTTCTTAAATGGAGATATGATCGATTGAGGATCATTGCTGCAAGGATGCAAACGGTGTTGGGTGACTTGGCAACACAAGGGGAGAGGCTGCAGTCTTTGTTGAGTTGGCGAGATCCTAGAGCTACAGCTATCTTTGTGTGTTTCTCTTTGATTGTTTGCTTGGTGACATATAAGATTCCGTTCCACTATATGATTGTTCTTACAGGTACTCATGTGCTAATGCATCCAAGACTTCGTGTCGATTTTCCTTCAGTTCCCAAAAACTTCTTGCGGAGGATGTCTGCAAAAACTGATACCATGTTTTGA